A genomic segment from Syntrophotalea acetylenivorans encodes:
- a CDS encoding acetylornithine transaminase, producing MTTSAQWIARGDKHVAKTYGRYPLVAARGEGCQLWDVDGKRYLDFLAGVAVNNLGHCHPKVVAALQQQAAELIHCSNFYHIPSQIELAELLCEHSFGDRVFFCNSGAEANEAAMKLVRKYSAEKYGSNRFEVITALASFHGRTIGTISATGQDKVKAGFNPLLPGFHYVPFGDAEALRKAITPNICAVMLEPVQGEGGVRVAPPGYLEAVRQICDEHDLMLVFDEVQVGCGRTGSLFAYEQDGVAPDVLTLAKALAGGPPIGAMVATEKAAECFGPGTHGSTFGGNPLMATAAVTAMRTLLEDGVLDNCVAMGDYLRNRLEELKGRHPFINEVRGRGLILGVELTIPGADIVSQALQQGLLINCTANTVLRFLPPLIVTREEIDEAMTILDGILQKI from the coding sequence ATGACCACTTCAGCACAATGGATCGCCAGAGGCGATAAACACGTGGCCAAGACCTACGGCCGCTATCCGCTGGTAGCGGCTCGCGGCGAAGGCTGCCAGCTGTGGGATGTGGATGGTAAGCGCTACCTCGACTTTCTCGCCGGGGTAGCGGTCAACAACCTCGGTCACTGCCACCCCAAAGTGGTTGCGGCCCTGCAGCAACAGGCCGCTGAGCTCATCCACTGCTCCAATTTTTATCATATCCCCAGCCAGATTGAGTTGGCCGAACTGCTCTGCGAGCATTCCTTCGGCGATCGGGTGTTCTTCTGCAACAGCGGCGCCGAAGCCAACGAAGCGGCGATGAAGCTGGTGCGCAAGTACAGTGCGGAAAAGTATGGCTCCAACCGCTTTGAGGTTATTACCGCCTTGGCCTCCTTTCACGGCCGCACCATCGGCACCATCAGCGCTACCGGCCAGGACAAGGTCAAGGCCGGTTTCAATCCCCTGTTGCCCGGCTTTCACTATGTACCCTTTGGTGACGCCGAAGCCCTGCGCAAAGCGATCACTCCCAACATCTGCGCGGTAATGTTGGAACCGGTCCAGGGTGAAGGCGGAGTGCGCGTCGCGCCTCCCGGATACCTGGAGGCAGTACGGCAGATTTGCGACGAGCACGACCTGATGTTGGTTTTCGATGAGGTTCAGGTCGGCTGCGGCCGTACCGGCTCCCTCTTCGCCTATGAGCAGGACGGCGTAGCACCGGACGTCCTGACCTTGGCCAAAGCTCTGGCTGGCGGACCACCCATCGGCGCCATGGTCGCCACGGAAAAAGCAGCTGAATGTTTCGGCCCCGGCACCCACGGTTCGACCTTTGGCGGCAATCCGCTGATGGCCACTGCAGCGGTGACCGCCATGCGTACCCTGCTCGAAGACGGTGTGCTCGACAACTGCGTCGCCATGGGCGACTACCTGCGCAATCGCCTGGAAGAGCTGAAAGGCCGCCACCCCTTTATCAATGAAGTGCGCGGGAGAGGTCTTATTCTAGGCGTGGAACTGACGATCCCGGGCGCTGATATTGTTTCCCAAGCCCTGCAACAAGGCCTGCTGATCAATTGCACCGCCAACACGGTGCTGCGCTTTTTGCCGCCCCTGATTGTCACCCGCGAAGAGATCGACGAAGCGATGACCATTCTGGACGGCATCCTGCAGAAAATTTAA
- the argB gene encoding acetylglutamate kinase, which yields MEELIRKAGVLMEALPYIKRFANKTIVIKYGGNAMVEEHLKRGFAKDIVLLKYIGLNPVVVHGGGPQIGRVLEAMGKETNFVQGMRVTDAETMDVVEMVLGGKVNKEIVANINSHDGKAVGLSGKDGRLIVARKLEVKALNPDTLTSEIIDVGMVGEVEQINPDIINALEDSGFIPVIAPVGVGLDGETYNINADLVAGRIAGALRAEKLILLTDIEGVKDKSGRLISTIDINKAPDLINDGTISGGMIPKINCCCDAVSEGVHKAHIIDGRVEHACLLEMFTDKGIGTAVGRFA from the coding sequence ATGGAAGAACTGATCAGAAAAGCGGGTGTGTTGATGGAAGCGCTGCCTTATATCAAGCGCTTCGCCAACAAGACCATCGTCATAAAATACGGCGGCAACGCCATGGTCGAAGAGCACCTCAAGAGGGGCTTTGCCAAGGACATCGTGTTGCTCAAGTACATCGGTCTTAATCCGGTGGTTGTGCACGGCGGCGGTCCGCAGATCGGCCGCGTGCTGGAGGCCATGGGCAAAGAAACCAACTTTGTTCAAGGCATGCGAGTGACCGATGCGGAAACCATGGACGTGGTGGAGATGGTACTCGGTGGCAAGGTCAACAAGGAAATCGTCGCCAACATCAACAGCCATGATGGAAAGGCGGTGGGCCTGAGCGGCAAGGACGGCCGTTTGATCGTGGCCCGTAAGCTGGAGGTCAAAGCTCTCAATCCGGATACCCTGACCTCGGAAATCATCGATGTCGGCATGGTCGGCGAGGTCGAGCAGATCAATCCGGATATCATCAACGCCCTGGAAGATAGCGGTTTTATTCCGGTCATCGCACCGGTTGGAGTCGGCCTGGACGGCGAAACCTACAATATCAATGCCGATCTGGTAGCCGGTCGCATTGCCGGCGCCCTGCGGGCGGAGAAACTTATCCTGCTGACCGACATCGAGGGGGTCAAGGACAAGAGCGGCCGGCTTATTTCTACCATCGACATCAACAAGGCCCCCGACCTTATCAACGACGGCACCATCAGCGGCGGCATGATACCCAAGATCAACTGCTGTTGCGACGCAGTCAGCGAAGGGGTACACAAGGCTCACATCATCGACGGACGTGTGGAGCACGCCTGTCTGCTGGAAATGTTTACCGATAAAGGGATCGGCACTGCCGTAGGGAGGTTTGCCTAA
- the hslU gene encoding ATP-dependent protease ATPase subunit HslU has protein sequence MTNFTPREIVSELDRHIIGQNKAKRAVAIALRNRWRRQQVPDDLRDEIVPKNIIMIGATGVGKTEIARRLAKLAQAPFIKVEASKFTEVGYVGRDVESMVRDLVDLAVIMVRDEEARKVRIKAEDAAEERLLDLLLPGTDTQELNEDAGEGGTRDKLRKLLRQGDLDERTVEIEIQTAKMPSMEIFTPQGTEEMGFNIKEMFGNLFPKQTKQRKFKVSEARELLIEEEAERLVDMDKVNTLAKERVEQSGIIFIDEIDKIAGQNSRQGPDVSRQGVQRDILPIVEGCTVNTKYGPVKTDHVLFIAAGAFHISKPSDLIPELQGRFPIRVELENLGEEEFIRILTEPQNALTRQYRALLATEGIELTFGDDAIREIARTATLVNDRTENIGARRLHTILEKLLEELSFEAPERQEQSVIIDAENVRQHLADIAQDEDLSRYIL, from the coding sequence GTGACCAACTTCACCCCGCGGGAGATCGTCTCTGAACTCGACCGCCATATCATCGGCCAGAACAAGGCCAAAAGAGCCGTAGCCATCGCCCTGCGCAACCGCTGGCGGCGCCAGCAGGTGCCCGATGACCTGCGCGATGAGATCGTGCCGAAGAACATTATCATGATCGGCGCCACCGGTGTCGGCAAAACGGAAATCGCCCGGAGATTGGCCAAACTGGCCCAGGCGCCTTTCATCAAGGTCGAGGCGAGCAAGTTTACGGAAGTCGGTTATGTCGGCCGCGATGTAGAGAGCATGGTTCGCGATCTGGTAGACTTGGCAGTGATCATGGTCCGCGACGAGGAGGCCCGTAAGGTACGCATCAAAGCCGAAGATGCCGCCGAAGAGCGACTGCTCGACCTGCTGCTTCCCGGCACTGACACCCAGGAACTGAACGAGGATGCAGGTGAAGGTGGCACGCGCGACAAACTGCGCAAACTGCTGCGCCAAGGCGACCTTGACGAGCGCACGGTGGAGATCGAAATACAGACCGCCAAGATGCCATCCATGGAGATTTTCACTCCCCAGGGTACCGAGGAAATGGGTTTCAACATCAAGGAGATGTTCGGCAACCTGTTCCCCAAGCAGACCAAACAACGCAAATTCAAGGTCAGCGAAGCTCGAGAACTGCTAATTGAAGAAGAAGCCGAGCGGCTTGTCGACATGGACAAAGTCAACACCCTGGCCAAAGAGCGGGTCGAACAGAGCGGCATCATCTTCATCGACGAGATCGACAAGATTGCCGGCCAGAACAGCCGCCAGGGTCCGGATGTGTCTCGCCAGGGCGTACAGCGGGACATTTTGCCCATTGTTGAAGGCTGCACCGTTAACACCAAATACGGACCGGTAAAGACGGACCATGTGCTGTTTATCGCTGCCGGCGCCTTTCATATTTCCAAGCCCTCGGACCTGATCCCCGAACTGCAGGGGCGCTTTCCGATCCGAGTGGAATTGGAGAATTTGGGCGAAGAGGAGTTTATTCGTATCCTCACCGAACCGCAAAACGCGCTCACCCGCCAGTACCGGGCCCTGTTGGCTACGGAGGGAATTGAATTGACCTTCGGCGATGATGCGATTCGCGAAATCGCCCGCACCGCCACCCTGGTTAATGATCGTACTGAAAATATCGGTGCCCGGCGTTTACACACCATTTTGGAAAAACTCCTCGAAGAATTATCCTTCGAGGCTCCGGAACGTCAGGAACAATCGGTGATCATCGACGCTGAAAATGTTCGACAGCATTTGGCGGATATCGCCCAGGACGAGGATCTGTCGCGGTATATTTTGTAA
- the hslV gene encoding ATP-dependent protease subunit HslV translates to MDIRGTTIVCVRKDGQIALAGDGQVTLGNTVMKHTARKIRRMYNEQILAGFAGSTADAFTLFEKFEAKVQEFRGNLPKAAVALAKDWRTDQILRKLEALLIVADRETTLVLSGSGDVIEPDDGIAAIGSGGPFAQAAAKALKNHSQLDARQIAEEALKVAAEICIYTNAHIASESLP, encoded by the coding sequence ATGGATATTCGCGGAACAACTATCGTATGCGTGCGTAAAGACGGCCAGATTGCTCTGGCCGGCGACGGCCAGGTGACTCTGGGCAACACGGTCATGAAACATACCGCGCGCAAGATTCGTCGCATGTATAATGAGCAAATCCTGGCCGGATTTGCCGGAAGCACCGCCGACGCTTTTACTTTGTTTGAAAAGTTCGAAGCTAAAGTGCAGGAGTTTCGCGGCAATCTGCCCAAGGCAGCGGTGGCCCTTGCCAAGGACTGGCGCACCGACCAGATCCTGCGCAAGCTGGAGGCCCTGCTTATCGTTGCCGACAGGGAGACGACCCTGGTGTTGTCCGGTTCCGGTGACGTTATCGAACCGGATGACGGCATCGCCGCTATCGGGTCCGGTGGCCCCTTTGCTCAGGCTGCGGCCAAAGCCCTGAAGAACCATTCACAGCTTGATGCCCGGCAAATCGCCGAAGAAGCGCTGAAGGTCGCCGCAGAGATCTGCATTTACACTAACGCTCACATCGCATCCGAGAGTTTGCCGTGA
- a CDS encoding integrase core domain-containing protein, whose amino-acid sequence MPWKEVKPMDQKLLFIADHLRAMDTFKGLCHRYGISRKTGYKWVARYRELGFEGLQDQPRKPHQHPLKTPFTVRKAIIGLRSSQRDPPGPKKIQVLLRQNHPEWDIPSKTTIYKVLAEEGLIRPQRRRKPVPVGQQPFSPVHHPNDVWSADFKGQFKTRDGTWCYPLTVMDHQCRYLLECINFPGPRLEPTRDAFESLFREYGLPWRIRTDNGVPFASNSPGGLSQLSKWWIRLGIVPERIEPGKPQQNGRHERMHRTLKNATAIPPAPTAQLQQQAFDAFRQQYNNERPHESLGQTTPASKYSPSTRSMPEKLPEIEYPGYFRIALVHHSGIIHHQGHRVYVAGLLKSEKVGVEETADGIWDVHFGPLRLGSFDMRDIKKAHNDYLKLNV is encoded by the coding sequence ATGCCCTGGAAAGAGGTGAAACCTATGGACCAGAAGCTGCTGTTTATTGCCGACCACCTTCGAGCGATGGACACCTTCAAAGGCCTTTGTCACCGTTACGGTATTAGCCGAAAGACCGGCTACAAGTGGGTGGCTCGCTACAGGGAACTAGGTTTCGAGGGGTTGCAAGACCAACCTCGGAAGCCCCATCAACACCCCCTGAAGACACCCTTTACCGTACGCAAAGCGATCATTGGCCTCCGTTCAAGCCAGCGGGATCCGCCGGGGCCGAAAAAGATTCAAGTGCTACTGAGGCAGAACCACCCAGAATGGGACATCCCTTCCAAGACGACCATCTACAAGGTCCTGGCGGAGGAAGGATTGATTCGTCCTCAAAGACGGCGCAAACCGGTTCCTGTCGGTCAGCAGCCCTTTTCTCCAGTGCATCACCCGAACGATGTCTGGTCGGCGGACTTCAAAGGGCAATTCAAGACTAGAGATGGCACTTGGTGTTATCCACTCACCGTAATGGATCATCAATGCCGTTACCTTTTAGAATGCATAAATTTTCCAGGGCCGCGGCTAGAACCAACCAGAGACGCTTTTGAATCCCTTTTCCGGGAGTATGGGTTGCCATGGCGCATTCGTACCGATAATGGCGTACCCTTTGCCTCTAACTCGCCCGGTGGACTGTCCCAGCTATCCAAATGGTGGATTCGCCTGGGCATCGTGCCAGAACGAATTGAACCGGGAAAGCCTCAACAAAATGGGCGGCATGAACGGATGCACAGAACACTTAAGAACGCTACGGCCATTCCTCCGGCGCCAACAGCCCAGCTTCAACAGCAGGCGTTTGATGCATTTCGCCAGCAGTACAATAACGAACGCCCTCATGAAAGCCTTGGACAAACAACACCGGCATCGAAGTACAGTCCCTCAACACGCAGCATGCCTGAAAAGCTACCGGAGATAGAGTATCCTGGCTACTTTCGAATTGCCTTAGTTCATCACAGCGGCATCATTCATCATCAAGGGCATCGTGTTTACGTCGCCGGCCTTCTCAAGAGCGAAAAGGTCGGTGTCGAAGAAACCGCTGATGGCATCTGGGACGTTCATTTTGGACCATTGAGATTAGGCAGCTTCGATATGCGGGATATCAAGAAAGCCCACAACGACTACTTGAAGCTTAATGTGTAA
- a CDS encoding cupin domain-containing protein, protein MKGTIVRTPEQEEYAHPAHDRFFLRDVVTATLNPALSVHRGRIEVGGEIRPHTHDQQAETFYILGGEALCTMNGKETVLTAGCCVVAPAGVSHNLKNVGEEPVELLALFTPPLK, encoded by the coding sequence ATGAAAGGAACCATCGTTCGTACCCCGGAGCAGGAAGAATATGCCCACCCGGCCCACGATCGCTTCTTTTTGCGCGACGTGGTTACGGCAACCCTCAACCCTGCCCTCTCCGTTCATCGCGGCCGCATCGAAGTCGGCGGTGAAATTCGGCCACACACCCATGACCAGCAGGCCGAAACCTTTTATATCCTTGGAGGCGAAGCCCTCTGCACCATGAACGGGAAAGAAACCGTCCTCACCGCCGGCTGCTGTGTGGTGGCGCCAGCGGGCGTGTCTCATAATCTAAAGAACGTTGGAGAAGAGCCTGTTGAATTGCTGGCCCTCTTTACCCCCCCTTTGAAATAG
- the alaS gene encoding alanine--tRNA ligase → MLTANEIRSRFLCYFKERNHTLVPSSPLIPHNDPTLLFINAGMNQFKDVFLGREKRDYVRASSAQKCVRAGGKHNDLENVGRTARHHTFFEMLGNFSFGDYFKEDAIRYAWEFLTVEMELPVSKLWITVFQDDDEAFAIWRDQIGLPEERVIRMDEKDNFWSMGDTGPCGPCSEIHIDQGESMSCGPDCGIGSCDCDRYLELWNLVFMQFDRSADGVLTPLPKPSIDTGMGLERIAAVVQGVQSNYDCDLLRGIIAYIEKLAGKKYGDDEEQDVSMRVIADHSRATAFLIADGVLPSNEGRGYVLRRIMRRAARHAKMLGFDEPVLYRSTVFVLESMAEAYPEMAQRTDYVAKVVKNEEERFIQTLDNGLRILTDEVARLQQEKQTVLPGEIAFRLYDTFGFPLDLTADIVAGESITIDEAGFDSAMEEQRRKAREHWKGSGEEAVAGIYRQLVEDGLRSEFNGYDNLTANSEIVAILRDGQPVTRADQDNEVEIITASTPFYGESGGQTGDRGELTTATGKVAISDTKKPLPELTVHVGKIVSGSIAKGANAELKVDKALRQATALNHTSTHILQKVLIETLGEHVQQAGSLVTPERLRFDFIHFSALTAEEIARIEEQVNLRIRNNLRVATQQMSTDEAVAAGATALFGEKYGEAVRVVKVGDFSMELCGGTHTSASGDIGLFKIVQETGIAAGVRRIEAATGTKALELIAEQEQTLDQLAALIKTDRPQLETRLRKLLERQKELEREVEALQGKLNADQAGDLLNQASEVAGVQLVCGRADNLDGKALRELADQVRDRMESGVLILGGAHGGKAGLLVAVTKDLTKRLQAGALIKQLAAMVGGGGGGRPDLAQAGGSKPEQLNEALAAAPGLIAEALETA, encoded by the coding sequence ATGCTCACAGCCAATGAAATCCGCAGCCGTTTTTTGTGCTACTTCAAGGAACGTAACCACACCTTGGTTCCATCCTCTCCGCTGATCCCCCACAACGATCCGACCCTGCTGTTCATCAACGCCGGCATGAACCAGTTCAAGGACGTTTTTTTGGGGCGCGAAAAGCGTGACTACGTGCGAGCTTCTTCCGCACAGAAATGCGTTCGGGCCGGAGGAAAGCATAACGACCTTGAGAATGTCGGACGGACCGCCCGCCATCACACTTTTTTCGAGATGCTTGGAAACTTCTCCTTTGGCGACTATTTCAAGGAAGACGCCATTCGCTACGCCTGGGAGTTTCTTACCGTTGAGATGGAGCTGCCCGTCTCCAAGCTGTGGATCACCGTATTCCAGGATGACGACGAGGCCTTCGCCATCTGGCGGGATCAAATCGGCCTGCCGGAAGAACGGGTCATTCGCATGGATGAAAAAGACAACTTCTGGTCCATGGGAGACACAGGACCCTGCGGTCCCTGCTCGGAGATTCATATCGACCAGGGCGAGTCCATGTCCTGCGGTCCCGATTGCGGCATCGGCAGCTGCGACTGCGACCGGTACCTGGAACTGTGGAACCTGGTTTTCATGCAGTTCGACCGCAGTGCCGACGGTGTGCTGACCCCATTGCCGAAACCCTCCATCGACACCGGCATGGGCCTGGAGCGCATCGCTGCCGTGGTTCAAGGGGTACAGAGCAACTACGACTGCGACCTGCTGCGAGGCATTATCGCCTACATCGAGAAACTGGCCGGTAAAAAATACGGCGACGACGAGGAACAGGATGTCTCCATGCGGGTCATCGCCGACCACAGCCGGGCCACCGCCTTTCTCATTGCCGACGGCGTGCTGCCAAGCAACGAAGGGCGAGGCTACGTACTGCGGCGCATCATGCGTCGTGCCGCCCGCCACGCCAAGATGCTCGGCTTCGACGAGCCGGTCCTTTACCGCAGCACGGTGTTCGTTCTCGAATCGATGGCTGAGGCCTATCCTGAAATGGCCCAGCGTACCGACTACGTGGCCAAAGTAGTCAAGAACGAGGAAGAACGCTTCATCCAGACCCTGGACAACGGCCTGCGTATCCTGACCGACGAGGTCGCTCGCCTGCAGCAGGAGAAGCAAACCGTCCTTCCCGGAGAGATCGCCTTCCGCCTCTATGACACCTTCGGCTTCCCCCTCGACCTCACCGCCGACATCGTTGCCGGCGAGAGCATCACCATCGACGAGGCGGGTTTCGACAGCGCTATGGAAGAACAGCGACGCAAGGCCCGTGAGCACTGGAAGGGCTCCGGAGAAGAAGCCGTAGCCGGTATCTACCGGCAACTGGTCGAAGATGGCCTGCGCAGCGAATTCAACGGTTACGACAACCTTACCGCCAACTCCGAAATCGTTGCCATTCTGCGTGACGGTCAGCCAGTGACCCGCGCCGACCAGGACAACGAGGTAGAAATCATCACCGCCTCCACTCCATTCTACGGCGAATCGGGCGGTCAGACCGGCGACCGAGGCGAACTGACCACGGCCACCGGCAAGGTGGCGATCAGTGACACCAAAAAGCCCTTGCCGGAATTGACTGTGCATGTGGGCAAGATCGTTTCCGGCAGCATCGCCAAGGGTGCCAATGCCGAGTTGAAGGTCGATAAAGCCCTGCGTCAAGCTACAGCACTCAACCACACCAGCACCCACATTCTGCAAAAAGTGCTGATCGAAACCCTCGGTGAGCACGTTCAGCAGGCCGGCTCCCTGGTAACGCCCGAGCGGTTGCGCTTCGACTTCATCCATTTCTCGGCCTTAACCGCTGAAGAGATCGCCCGAATTGAGGAGCAGGTCAACCTGCGCATCCGCAACAACCTGCGGGTTGCTACTCAGCAAATGTCTACCGACGAAGCAGTCGCTGCCGGCGCCACCGCCCTGTTCGGCGAAAAATACGGCGAAGCGGTGCGCGTGGTTAAGGTTGGTGACTTCAGCATGGAACTCTGCGGAGGAACCCATACCAGCGCCTCCGGGGATATCGGCCTGTTCAAAATCGTTCAGGAAACCGGTATCGCCGCCGGAGTGCGACGCATCGAGGCAGCTACCGGCACCAAGGCCCTGGAATTGATCGCCGAACAGGAGCAGACCCTCGACCAGCTGGCGGCTCTGATCAAAACCGACCGACCGCAGCTTGAAACCCGTCTGCGCAAACTGCTGGAGCGGCAAAAAGAACTGGAACGGGAAGTTGAAGCTCTGCAAGGCAAACTCAACGCTGACCAGGCAGGCGACCTGCTCAACCAGGCAAGCGAGGTGGCCGGGGTCCAGCTGGTTTGCGGTCGCGCCGACAACCTTGACGGTAAAGCGCTGCGCGAATTGGCCGATCAGGTTCGTGACCGCATGGAATCGGGGGTATTGATTCTCGGCGGTGCCCATGGCGGAAAAGCCGGGCTGCTGGTGGCGGTGACCAAAGATCTGACCAAACGGCTACAAGCCGGAGCCCTGATCAAGCAGCTGGCTGCCATGGTTGGTGGCGGCGGTGGCGGTCGACCCGATCTGGCCCAGGCCGGGGGCAGCAAGCCCGAGCAGCTCAACGAGGCTTTGGCGGCGGCGCCGGGGCTGATTGCCGAGGCATTGGAGACTGCTTAA
- a CDS encoding regulatory protein RecX: MVRNDAFNAAVQLLKTRERSEKELTSRLRRKGFEADEVTAAVDRCREYGYVDDSRFARCKARQLLTNGRAVGRRLQRELQLAGVAEELVEQTLAELQSDFKEETLLDELLERRFASFDYRLADDRERRRVVNYFLRRGFALATILEQLKKPCGG, from the coding sequence ATGGTCAGGAATGACGCCTTCAACGCTGCCGTGCAGCTGCTTAAGACCCGCGAACGCAGCGAAAAAGAACTGACATCCAGACTGCGGCGCAAAGGGTTCGAGGCCGATGAAGTAACCGCTGCAGTGGACCGCTGCCGGGAATACGGCTACGTTGATGACAGTCGTTTTGCCCGCTGCAAAGCCCGCCAATTGCTGACCAACGGCCGGGCTGTCGGAAGACGGCTGCAAAGAGAGTTGCAGCTTGCCGGCGTCGCTGAAGAGCTTGTCGAGCAGACCCTGGCGGAACTGCAAAGTGATTTCAAGGAGGAGACACTGCTCGACGAACTGCTTGAGCGACGCTTTGCTTCCTTTGACTATCGACTGGCTGACGACCGGGAGAGACGCCGCGTCGTCAATTATTTTTTACGCCGGGGCTTCGCCCTGGCGACCATATTGGAACAATTGAAAAAACCATGCGGTGGCTAA
- a CDS encoding type IV pilus twitching motility protein PilT: MELNEILTVALKAKASDIHIKPGLPPIYRIDGALRPLPKAERISADDTKQMAFAIMNEKRRRHFEETHEIDMAYGVPGLGRFRANVFSQRGSITMVFRVIPFLIPKIDDLVLPPVVKKVAMESRGLVLVTGATGSGKSTTLAAMIDYINSQRTVHIITVEDPIEFLHKDRKSIINQREIGSDTENFPTALKYALRQDPDVILVGEMRDQETVETALHAAETGHLVLATLHTVDAPESINRIISVFPPHQHRQIRAQLSGILKAVISQRLVPMADGKGRVPAVEVMVSTARTRDLIDDREKTKLLRDTIQQGYVSYGMQTFDQSLMTLYKQNLISFEEALRQSSNPDDFKLKASGISSTSDLSWDDFEHSHEAEQQNETENVPEGNGQE; the protein is encoded by the coding sequence ATGGAACTGAATGAAATCCTCACAGTAGCTCTTAAGGCCAAGGCTTCGGATATCCACATCAAACCGGGCCTGCCGCCGATCTATCGTATCGATGGTGCCTTGCGGCCATTGCCCAAGGCCGAGCGAATCAGCGCCGACGACACCAAACAGATGGCCTTTGCCATCATGAACGAGAAACGTCGGCGCCATTTCGAAGAGACCCACGAAATCGATATGGCCTATGGTGTTCCCGGCCTGGGGCGCTTCCGTGCCAATGTCTTCAGCCAGCGCGGCAGCATCACCATGGTGTTTCGTGTCATACCTTTTTTAATCCCCAAGATTGACGACCTGGTCCTGCCGCCGGTGGTTAAAAAAGTCGCCATGGAATCCCGCGGGCTGGTATTGGTTACCGGCGCCACCGGCTCCGGCAAGTCCACCACCCTGGCGGCGATGATCGACTACATCAACAGCCAGCGCACCGTGCATATCATCACCGTCGAAGATCCCATCGAATTCCTTCACAAGGACCGCAAGTCAATCATTAACCAACGGGAAATCGGCAGTGATACGGAAAACTTTCCCACTGCTCTTAAATATGCCCTACGCCAGGACCCCGACGTAATTCTGGTCGGCGAGATGCGAGACCAGGAGACGGTAGAAACGGCCCTGCATGCCGCAGAAACCGGGCATCTGGTCCTCGCCACGCTACACACCGTCGACGCACCGGAGTCGATCAACCGTATTATTTCGGTATTTCCGCCCCATCAGCACCGCCAGATCCGCGCCCAACTGTCCGGCATCCTCAAGGCAGTCATCTCTCAACGCCTGGTACCAATGGCTGATGGCAAGGGTCGTGTCCCGGCGGTAGAGGTCATGGTCTCCACCGCTCGCACCCGCGACCTCATCGATGACCGGGAAAAGACCAAACTGCTGCGCGATACTATTCAGCAGGGTTATGTCTCCTACGGCATGCAGACCTTCGACCAGTCCCTGATGACTCTTTACAAACAGAATCTCATCAGTTTTGAAGAAGCCCTGCGTCAAAGTTCCAACCCCGACGACTTCAAACTCAAAGCCTCCGGTATCTCTTCTACCTCGGATTTGAGCTGGGACGATTTCGAGCACTCCCACGAAGCAGAGCAGCAGAACGAAACAGAGAATGTACCCGAGGGCAATGGTCAGGAATGA
- the recA gene encoding recombinase RecA — MSDNNRDRAIDLAMSQIEKQFGKGSIMRLGEDTAMPDIEVIPTGALSVDLALGVGGIPRGRIVEIYGPESSGKTTLALHIVAEAQKKGGIAAFVDAEHALDINYARKLGVKTDDLLVSQPDTGEQALEITEVLVRSGAIDVLVVDSVAALVPRAEIEGEMGDSHMGLQARLMSQALRKLTGTISKSNCSLIFINQIRMKIGVMFGNPETTTGGNALKFYSSVRMDIRRIAALKQGQDVIGNRTRVKVVKNKVAPPFKEAEFDIMYGEGISREGDLVDLGAANDIIDKSGAWYSFEGERIGQGRENAKLFLREHPDMSLSIERKLFEHFGLATPAAVAADGSHGTE, encoded by the coding sequence ATGAGCGACAACAACCGCGATCGCGCCATCGACCTGGCCATGAGCCAGATTGAAAAACAGTTCGGTAAGGGCAGCATCATGCGCCTCGGCGAAGACACCGCCATGCCCGATATCGAGGTCATCCCCACCGGCGCGCTTAGCGTCGATCTGGCCCTCGGGGTCGGCGGTATCCCCCGCGGCCGTATTGTTGAAATCTATGGCCCCGAATCTTCTGGCAAGACGACTCTGGCCCTGCATATTGTCGCCGAGGCACAGAAAAAAGGCGGCATCGCTGCCTTTGTCGATGCCGAGCACGCCTTGGACATCAACTATGCCCGCAAGCTGGGGGTCAAGACCGACGACCTGCTGGTCTCTCAGCCCGACACCGGTGAACAGGCTCTGGAGATAACCGAGGTGCTGGTGCGTAGCGGCGCTATCGACGTGCTGGTGGTCGACTCCGTTGCCGCCCTGGTACCGCGGGCCGAAATCGAAGGGGAGATGGGCGACTCGCACATGGGCTTGCAGGCTCGACTCATGTCCCAGGCCCTGCGCAAGCTGACGGGTACCATCAGCAAGTCGAATTGCAGTCTGATCTTCATCAACCAGATCCGCATGAAAATCGGCGTCATGTTCGGCAACCCGGAAACCACCACCGGCGGCAACGCCCTCAAATTCTACTCTTCTGTCCGTATGGACATCCGCCGCATCGCCGCCCTCAAACAGGGCCAGGATGTGATCGGAAACCGTACCCGGGTCAAGGTGGTCAAAAACAAAGTCGCGCCCCCCTTTAAAGAAGCGGAGTTCGACATCATGTACGGCGAAGGTATCTCCCGCGAGGGGGATCTGGTCGATCTGGGTGCGGCCAACGATATTATCGACAAGAGCGGCGCCTGGTATTCCTTTGAAGGCGAGCGCATCGGTCAGGGCCGGGAAAATGCCAAGCTGTTTCTGCGCGAACACCCGGACATGAGTCTGTCTATCGAACGAAAACTCTTTGAGCACTTCGGCCTGGCAACGCCGGCCGCCGTTGCAGCGGATGGCAGCCATGGAACTGAATGA